A section of the Rhizomicrobium sp. genome encodes:
- the nth gene encoding endonuclease III — MPRAFTPAEIDDFFARLKKAIPEPKTELKSVNPYTLLVAVVLSAQATDKSVNKATEPLFKIVDTPEKMVALGEAKLTQYIKTIGLYRGKAKNVIALSKLLIERHGGKVPHTREELEALPGAGRKTANVVLNVAFGQKTIAVDTHIFRVCNRTNLAPGKTVLEVELKLEKKVPDKYKLHAHHWLILHGRYTCIARKPLCPTCVVRDLCRYKNKTQEGEVVRKPAAAARRGRAAR; from the coding sequence ATGCCACGCGCCTTCACGCCCGCCGAGATCGACGATTTCTTCGCCCGGCTGAAGAAGGCGATTCCCGAGCCCAAGACCGAATTGAAATCGGTGAATCCCTACACGCTGCTGGTGGCGGTGGTGCTGTCGGCGCAGGCGACCGACAAGAGCGTGAACAAGGCGACCGAGCCGCTGTTCAAGATCGTGGACACGCCGGAGAAGATGGTCGCGCTGGGCGAGGCGAAGCTGACACAGTACATCAAGACCATCGGGCTTTATCGCGGCAAGGCGAAGAACGTCATCGCGTTGTCGAAGCTTCTGATCGAACGCCATGGCGGGAAGGTGCCGCACACGCGCGAGGAGCTCGAAGCGCTACCCGGCGCGGGGCGCAAGACGGCGAATGTCGTGCTCAACGTCGCCTTCGGCCAGAAGACCATCGCGGTCGACACCCACATCTTCCGCGTGTGCAACCGCACCAACCTGGCACCGGGCAAGACCGTGCTCGAGGTCGAGCTGAAGCTCGAGAAGAAGGTGCCGGACAAATACAAGCTGCATGCCCATCACTGGCTGATCCTGCACGGGCGCTATACCTGCATCGCGCGCAAGCCGCTGTGCCCGACCTGCGTGGTGCGCGATCTCTGCCGCTACAAGAACAAGACGCAGGAAGGCGAGGTCGTCAGGAAACCGGCCGCGGCGGCGCGACGCGGGCGCGCAGCGCGCTGA
- a CDS encoding TetR family transcriptional regulator, whose translation MTTLETIENTGKFAGSDKRVRLLDAALDLFEARGFDGVAVPEIAARAGVAIGTVYRYFASKEALVNALYRHWKGVYNAFVLAPLPPSLSAREKFSAYWQRMMAFARTYPSAARFMDLHHHGAYLDAESRALGRTYAETAQVFMAEARAAGAIRDIDPTLVVALMWGAAAGLAKFAGQDAIAFDAVTAATMEDALWRAIANT comes from the coding sequence GTGACGACGTTAGAAACGATTGAGAACACAGGAAAATTCGCCGGAAGCGACAAGCGCGTCCGGTTGCTCGATGCCGCGCTCGACCTGTTCGAGGCGCGGGGCTTCGACGGCGTCGCGGTACCGGAAATCGCCGCCAGGGCCGGGGTCGCCATCGGCACGGTCTACCGTTACTTCGCCAGCAAAGAGGCGCTGGTCAACGCGCTCTACCGCCATTGGAAGGGCGTCTACAACGCCTTCGTCCTGGCGCCCCTGCCGCCGTCGCTATCCGCGCGCGAGAAGTTCTCCGCCTATTGGCAGCGCATGATGGCGTTCGCCCGGACCTATCCCAGCGCCGCAAGGTTCATGGACCTGCACCATCACGGCGCCTATCTCGACGCGGAGTCCCGCGCCCTCGGCCGCACCTATGCCGAAACCGCCCAGGTCTTCATGGCCGAGGCGCGCGCGGCCGGCGCGATCCGCGACATCGATCCGACCCTCGTCGTCGCCCTGATGTGGGGCGCCGCAGCCGGACTCGCGAAATTCGCCGGCCAGGATGCGATCGCGTTCGACGCCGTCACCGCCGCCACCATGGAAGACGCGCTGTGGCGCGCCATCGCCAACACCTGA
- a CDS encoding murein transglycosylase A: MRPRILLVLLFVLIAAVGFGVWWSYVRVPPLEHLRLGAATYADLPGWREADTTAALAAFKRSCAKIAALPPDAPMAYAGTARDWQKACAAATGDARGFFESAFTPYAIDNGDGLVTGYYEPLLKGSATRHGAYRAPVYGVPDDLVMVDLGLFRPEWKGVRIAGSVDGHYLKPYPTRAQIDAHPPRTAPVLFWSDDPVSVFFLHIQGSGRVRLDDGRMLRVTYAGQNGHPYTPIGRTLIADGALKRADVSMQSIRAWLTAHPVEGRRVMETDASFIFFRQEEVGDRALGPAGSEGVALTPRASVAVDPTIHAFGTPMFIAGEGLFVAQDTGGAIRGPARADIFFGFGPEAEDTAGKMKAHARFFVLLPDGVAPTP; this comes from the coding sequence ATGCGTCCGCGGATTCTCTTAGTTCTCCTCTTTGTCCTGATCGCCGCCGTCGGTTTCGGCGTGTGGTGGAGCTATGTCCGCGTTCCGCCGCTGGAGCATTTGCGGCTCGGCGCCGCGACCTATGCCGATCTGCCGGGCTGGCGCGAGGCCGACACGACGGCCGCCCTGGCCGCATTCAAACGGTCCTGCGCCAAGATCGCCGCGCTGCCGCCGGACGCCCCGATGGCCTATGCGGGAACCGCCCGGGACTGGCAGAAAGCCTGCGCCGCCGCCACCGGCGACGCGCGCGGCTTCTTCGAAAGCGCCTTCACGCCCTATGCCATCGACAACGGCGACGGCCTCGTCACCGGCTATTACGAACCCTTGCTGAAGGGCAGCGCCACGCGTCACGGCGCCTATCGCGCCCCGGTCTATGGCGTGCCGGACGACCTGGTGATGGTGGATCTCGGCCTGTTCCGCCCCGAATGGAAGGGTGTTCGCATCGCCGGAAGCGTCGACGGCCACTATCTCAAGCCCTATCCGACGCGCGCCCAGATCGACGCGCATCCGCCCCGGACCGCGCCGGTGCTGTTCTGGAGCGACGATCCGGTGTCGGTGTTCTTCCTGCACATCCAGGGCTCCGGCCGCGTCCGGCTGGACGACGGGCGGATGCTGCGCGTCACCTATGCCGGCCAGAACGGCCATCCCTATACGCCGATCGGGCGCACGCTGATCGCCGACGGCGCGCTCAAGCGCGCGGACGTCTCGATGCAGTCGATCCGCGCCTGGCTGACGGCGCATCCGGTCGAAGGGCGGCGGGTGATGGAGACCGACGCGTCGTTCATCTTCTTCCGACAGGAAGAGGTGGGCGACCGCGCGCTGGGCCCGGCGGGCAGCGAGGGCGTGGCGCTGACGCCGCGCGCCAGCGTCGCCGTTGATCCGACGATTCATGCCTTCGGGACGCCGATGTTCATCGCGGGCGAGGGCCTGTTCGTCGCCCAGGACACCGGCGGCGCGATCCGGGGGCCGGCGCGCGCCGACATCTTCTTCGGCTTCGGGCCGGAGGCCGAGGACACCGCCGGCAAGATGAAGGCGCATGCGCGTTTCTTCGTGCTGCTGCCGGACGGCGTGGCGCCGACGCCATGA
- a CDS encoding DUF2244 domain-containing protein — translation MASEDDILLDAVLRPSPPLRPQTLRAILIAVGLINVVFALSFVLKGAWPIAPFMGLDVALLAWAFRASSRAARRAERVTLTPARLTVARIPPDGPSREWMFNPYWVRVEMDDPPEHASQLTLWSHGRFLRIGQFLAPEERASFAGTLKAALRDARAAFVPAE, via the coding sequence ATGGCGTCCGAAGACGACATCCTGCTCGACGCGGTCCTGCGGCCCAGTCCGCCACTGCGGCCGCAGACACTGCGCGCGATCCTGATCGCGGTCGGGCTCATCAACGTCGTCTTCGCGCTGAGCTTCGTCCTCAAGGGCGCTTGGCCGATCGCGCCGTTCATGGGCCTCGACGTGGCGCTGCTGGCCTGGGCCTTCCGCGCCAGCAGCCGCGCCGCCAGGCGGGCGGAGCGGGTGACGCTGACGCCGGCGCGGCTCACCGTCGCCCGCATCCCGCCGGACGGCCCGTCGCGGGAATGGATGTTCAATCCCTATTGGGTGCGGGTCGAGATGGACGATCCGCCCGAACACGCCAGCCAGCTCACCCTGTGGAGCCATGGCCGGTTCCTGCGCATCGGCCAGTTCCTGGCGCCGGAGGAGCGGGCCAGCTTTGCAGGCACGCTGAAAGCCGCGCTGCGCGACGCCCGCGCCGCCTTCGTCCCGGCCGAATAG
- the secB gene encoding protein-export chaperone SecB has protein sequence MSATGAPPSGDNGAGGAPRIQIIAQYVKDLSFENPGAPASVTIRPQIDLGVDLQARRLEGQLFEVELKLRINAKSPEDKPVFLLELAYAGLLQIVNVPDDVLQQVLLIEGPHLLFPYARRIISDAVRDGGMPPLMIEPIDFASLYRSKMDQMQQVRGGSNGLA, from the coding sequence ATGAGCGCAACCGGTGCCCCGCCAAGCGGCGACAATGGAGCGGGCGGCGCGCCGCGTATCCAGATCATCGCGCAATACGTCAAGGATCTGTCGTTTGAGAATCCCGGCGCCCCGGCCTCGGTGACCATCCGGCCGCAGATCGATCTCGGCGTGGACCTCCAGGCCAGGCGGCTGGAGGGGCAGCTGTTCGAGGTCGAGCTCAAGCTGCGCATCAACGCAAAATCGCCGGAGGACAAGCCGGTGTTCCTGCTGGAACTGGCCTATGCCGGGCTGCTCCAGATCGTCAACGTGCCCGACGACGTGCTGCAGCAGGTCCTTCTGATCGAGGGGCCGCATCTTTTGTTCCCCTATGCGCGGCGGATCATCTCGGACGCGGTGCGCGACGGCGGCATGCCGCCGCTGATGATAGAGCCGATCGATTTCGCCAGCCTCTACCGCTCCAAGATGGATCAGATGCAGCAGGTCCGCGGCGGATCGAACGGGCTGGCGTAG
- a CDS encoding EI24 domain-containing protein, whose translation MFASLRKTVATLFGRDFVGLLFWVLVVSGLVFVGLIVGLEYVIVQLPASVPAWLKTLLEVAAPLALLLAVLALGAPVAALVGSLFLDRIAAKVDARFYPNDPKAPGAPFLGGTGERVKLIVLAVLINGAALALDAEIPFVPEAVALLANGWLLGREFFELAALRHLSSQQSDALRRRHAGKVYAGGLVIAVLTLIPGIDLIAPFFGAALMAHLFKRVTHLEGKS comes from the coding sequence ATGTTCGCAAGCTTGCGCAAGACGGTCGCGACACTGTTCGGCCGCGACTTCGTGGGCCTGCTGTTCTGGGTGCTGGTGGTGTCCGGGCTCGTGTTCGTCGGCCTGATCGTGGGCCTCGAATACGTCATCGTCCAGCTTCCCGCCTCGGTGCCGGCCTGGCTCAAGACGCTGCTCGAAGTCGCCGCGCCGCTGGCCCTGCTCCTCGCCGTCCTCGCGCTGGGCGCCCCGGTGGCGGCGCTGGTCGGCTCGCTGTTCCTCGACCGCATCGCCGCCAAGGTCGATGCCCGCTTCTATCCCAACGATCCCAAGGCGCCGGGCGCGCCCTTCCTCGGCGGCACCGGCGAGCGCGTGAAGCTGATCGTGCTGGCCGTGCTGATCAACGGCGCGGCGCTGGCGCTGGACGCCGAGATCCCGTTCGTTCCGGAAGCCGTCGCGCTGCTCGCCAATGGCTGGCTGCTGGGGCGCGAGTTCTTCGAGCTCGCGGCGTTGCGCCATCTTTCGTCGCAGCAAAGCGATGCGTTGCGGCGCCGCCATGCGGGAAAGGTCTATGCCGGCGGACTGGTGATCGCGGTCTTGACCCTTATTCCCGGCATCGACCTGATCGCGCCTTTTTTCGGTGCCGCTTTGATGGCACATCTGTTCAAACGCGTGACGCATCTGGAAGGAAAGTCATGA
- the dnaQ gene encoding DNA polymerase III subunit epsilon produces MRQVVLDTETTGFEPAEGHRIVEIGCVELFDHLPTGRTYRAYLNPERLVPPETTRVHGLTDEFLADKPKFAEVVEEFLEFLGDAALVIHNASFDLKFVNSELHRVGKSPIPHARAIDTIEIAKAKIPGARYSLDELCKRFAIDLSARTKHGALLDAELTAQVYLELVGGRQRKLSLDPVEAIAALGAVMAGAARQRPEPLGTRLTAAEAEAHAAFVAKELGKDPLWGMALPSP; encoded by the coding sequence ATGCGCCAGGTGGTTCTGGATACGGAGACGACGGGGTTCGAGCCGGCGGAGGGCCACCGGATCGTCGAGATCGGCTGTGTCGAGCTGTTCGATCATCTGCCGACCGGGCGCACCTACCGGGCCTATCTGAATCCGGAGCGGCTGGTGCCGCCCGAGACCACGCGGGTCCATGGCCTGACCGACGAATTCCTCGCCGACAAGCCGAAATTCGCCGAAGTGGTCGAGGAATTCCTCGAATTCCTCGGCGACGCGGCGCTGGTCATCCACAATGCAAGCTTCGATCTCAAATTCGTCAATTCGGAGCTGCACCGCGTCGGCAAATCGCCCATCCCGCATGCCCGCGCCATCGACACGATCGAGATCGCCAAGGCCAAAATCCCCGGCGCGCGCTATTCGCTCGACGAATTGTGCAAGCGTTTCGCCATCGACCTGTCGGCCCGCACCAAGCACGGCGCGCTGCTCGACGCGGAGTTGACGGCACAGGTCTATCTCGAACTCGTCGGCGGGCGGCAGCGCAAGCTGTCGCTGGATCCGGTCGAGGCGATCGCGGCGTTGGGGGCCGTCATGGCCGGCGCCGCCCGTCAGCGTCCCGAGCCGCTCGGCACCCGCCTGACCGCGGCCGAAGCCGAAGCCCATGCCGCCTTCGTGGCGAAGGAGCTCGGCAAGGACCCGCTGTGGGGAATGGCCCTACCCTCCCCTTGA
- a CDS encoding enoyl-CoA hydratase/isomerase family protein: MATKIGAFVSVERDGAVATVTMDRGDGRNALSRQLILEMTAAARGFADDLETQAVILTGKGAFSAGADLKDPAMDRRRASGLLERRHMTRIGPDLCDAWEKVEQVTICAIEKYCIGGGGALAAACDFRIMARGSHMRLPEIPLGMNMSWHAVPRLVSLIGPSRTKQFVIFGEKLEAEQALAWGLADEVVPDGEALAAARRWADKVAGLPPNAVRMSKQGVNAAANALHHATTFMDLDQYALATTSEDYREAIKAFLEKREPKFTGR; encoded by the coding sequence ATGGCGACGAAGATCGGCGCGTTCGTATCGGTGGAGCGCGACGGCGCCGTCGCGACCGTCACGATGGATCGCGGCGATGGGCGCAATGCGCTGTCGCGCCAGCTCATCCTGGAGATGACCGCGGCGGCGCGGGGCTTCGCCGACGATCTGGAGACCCAGGCGGTGATCCTCACCGGCAAGGGCGCTTTCAGCGCCGGCGCCGACCTGAAAGACCCCGCGATGGACCGCCGCCGCGCTTCCGGCCTGCTCGAACGCCGTCATATGACTCGCATCGGTCCCGACCTGTGCGACGCCTGGGAGAAGGTGGAGCAGGTCACCATCTGCGCCATCGAGAAATACTGCATCGGCGGCGGCGGCGCGCTGGCCGCAGCCTGCGATTTCCGCATCATGGCCAGGGGCTCGCATATGCGCCTGCCGGAGATTCCGCTGGGCATGAACATGAGCTGGCACGCCGTGCCGCGCCTGGTCTCGCTGATCGGACCCTCGCGCACCAAGCAGTTCGTGATCTTCGGCGAGAAGCTCGAGGCGGAGCAGGCGCTCGCCTGGGGCCTCGCCGACGAGGTCGTGCCGGACGGCGAAGCGCTCGCCGCGGCACGGCGCTGGGCGGACAAGGTCGCCGGGCTGCCGCCGAATGCGGTTCGCATGTCCAAGCAGGGCGTGAACGCCGCGGCCAATGCGCTGCACCACGCCACGACCTTCATGGATCTCGACCAGTACGCGCTCGCCACGACGAGCGAGGACTACCGCGAGGCGATCAAGGCCTTTCTGGAAAAGCGCGAACCGAAATTCACCGGTCGCTGA
- a CDS encoding SDR family oxidoreductase: MARKRKGEGQTALVTGASMGIGVELARCFAEGGYDLILTARSADALEKLAGELAAKHKIKTTAIAADLGVVGAASVLADTIRARGLGVDVLVNNAGYGIAGAYAGSDLKDEMGMIDLNIRALAELTHAFWPRMLSYGRGGVLNVASTAAFQPGPLMAVYYASKAFVLSFSEALWKEAEGTGVHVSCLCPGPTESNFRARAGTGKTKLSNLGTPMSSATVARMGYRGFQKNRRIVVTGARNRMLATLAPFLPRTTLLGIVHNMQSPA; this comes from the coding sequence ATGGCTCGCAAACGCAAGGGTGAAGGACAGACCGCGCTCGTCACCGGCGCCAGCATGGGGATCGGCGTCGAACTGGCGCGCTGCTTCGCGGAAGGCGGCTACGACCTCATCCTCACCGCCCGGTCGGCGGATGCGCTGGAAAAGCTCGCGGGCGAACTCGCCGCCAAACATAAGATCAAAACCACCGCCATCGCGGCCGACCTCGGCGTCGTCGGCGCCGCGAGTGTCCTCGCCGACACGATCCGCGCGCGCGGCCTCGGCGTCGACGTTCTGGTCAACAATGCCGGCTACGGCATCGCCGGCGCCTATGCCGGCTCGGACCTCAAGGACGAGATGGGCATGATCGATCTCAACATCCGCGCTCTCGCGGAGCTTACGCATGCCTTCTGGCCGCGGATGCTGTCCTATGGCCGCGGCGGCGTGCTCAACGTGGCCTCGACCGCCGCCTTCCAGCCCGGCCCGCTGATGGCGGTCTATTACGCGTCCAAGGCCTTCGTGCTGTCGTTCTCCGAAGCCTTGTGGAAAGAGGCCGAAGGCACCGGCGTGCATGTGAGCTGCTTATGTCCCGGACCGACAGAAAGCAATTTCCGCGCCCGCGCCGGCACGGGCAAGACCAAGCTGTCGAATCTCGGAACGCCGATGAGCTCGGCCACGGTGGCACGGATGGGCTATCGCGGCTTCCAGAAGAACCGCCGCATCGTCGTCACCGGCGCGCGCAACAGGATGCTCGCCACGCTGGCGCCCTTCCTGCCGCGCACCACGCTGCTCGGCATCGTGCACAACATGCAAAGTCCGGCATAA
- a CDS encoding Tim44/TimA family putative adaptor protein, whose protein sequence is MPNAQYLEILVLAVVAAVILFRLYTVLGRRTGNERPPQESYRLSGNPPADAPPKENVVTLPSRSEQIAERPADPVARGLFDIKLADRTFETEHFLAGARAAYETIVTAFARGDRATLKPLLSAEVFAAFAGVIAGREQRRETVDFTFVGFKDVKIVHAALKNRAAEITVAIGAQFISATVDADGKAIEGDAKSVRDVTDVWSFTRDVKARDPNWLLVATSGGTP, encoded by the coding sequence ATGCCGAACGCGCAATATCTGGAAATCCTCGTCCTCGCCGTGGTCGCCGCGGTGATCCTGTTCCGTCTGTACACCGTGCTGGGCCGCCGCACGGGAAACGAGCGGCCGCCGCAGGAGAGCTATCGCCTGTCGGGCAATCCGCCCGCCGATGCGCCGCCCAAGGAAAATGTCGTGACGCTGCCGAGCCGCTCGGAGCAGATCGCCGAACGGCCGGCCGATCCGGTGGCGCGCGGCCTGTTCGACATCAAGCTGGCGGACCGCACCTTCGAGACCGAGCATTTCCTCGCCGGCGCGCGTGCCGCCTATGAGACGATCGTCACCGCCTTCGCGCGGGGCGACCGCGCGACGCTCAAGCCACTGCTGTCCGCCGAGGTGTTCGCCGCCTTCGCGGGCGTGATCGCCGGGCGCGAGCAGCGCAGGGAAACGGTCGATTTCACCTTCGTCGGCTTCAAGGACGTGAAGATCGTGCATGCCGCGCTCAAGAACCGCGCGGCCGAGATCACGGTGGCGATCGGGGCGCAGTTCATCTCGGCGACGGTGGACGCCGACGGCAAGGCCATCGAGGGCGACGCCAAATCGGTGCGCGACGTCACCGATGTGTGGAGCTTCACGCGCGACGTGAAGGCCCGCGATCCCAACTGGCTCCTGGTCGCGACCTCCGGCGGGACGCCCTAA
- a CDS encoding Smr/MutS family protein, whose amino-acid sequence MSRRKTTEEERELFVQSFAEARPLHADVLKPPAPPKRPARIVEGGSGVDGRTTERLRRGLLEPEAKLDLHGLTENAAHRALILFLKGAQQRGHKLVLVVTGKGKAMDADAPFDLELHGRARGVLKAAVPRWLKEPEFAGLLAGTRGAHRKHGGEGALYVYLRKGR is encoded by the coding sequence ATGAGCCGGCGCAAGACGACCGAGGAGGAACGCGAGCTCTTCGTGCAGAGCTTCGCCGAGGCGCGTCCGCTCCACGCCGACGTCCTGAAGCCGCCCGCGCCGCCCAAGCGCCCCGCGCGCATCGTCGAGGGCGGCAGCGGCGTCGACGGCCGCACCACGGAACGCCTGCGCCGCGGCCTCCTGGAGCCCGAGGCCAAGCTCGACCTGCACGGCCTGACGGAGAATGCCGCGCATCGCGCGCTGATCCTGTTTCTGAAGGGCGCGCAACAAAGGGGGCACAAGCTCGTTCTGGTGGTGACCGGAAAGGGTAAGGCGATGGATGCGGACGCGCCGTTCGACCTGGAATTGCACGGACGCGCGCGCGGCGTGCTGAAGGCCGCGGTGCCGCGCTGGCTCAAGGAGCCCGAATTCGCCGGCCTGCTCGCCGGCACGCGTGGCGCGCATCGCAAACACGGTGGCGAGGGCGCGCTCTATGTCTATCTGCGCAAGGGCCGATGA
- the coaE gene encoding dephospho-CoA kinase (Dephospho-CoA kinase (CoaE) performs the final step in coenzyme A biosynthesis.) — translation MPDKRPLHVGLTGSIGMGKSETAKMFARLGIPVYDADAAVHRLYSRGGAAVAPIEAAFPGTVKAGAVDRAELSKYVTGNPEATARLQAIVYPLMAGERKRFLDAAEGADMVVFDIPLLFETKGEAAMDAVVVVSAPSHIQRERVLARPGMTEEKFAYLHSRQMPDEEKRAKAHFVVVTDRGLEHAFEQVKMIVATLRERRSQGQLG, via the coding sequence GTGCCCGATAAGCGTCCCCTGCATGTCGGGCTGACCGGCTCCATCGGCATGGGCAAGTCCGAGACGGCGAAGATGTTCGCGCGGCTGGGCATCCCCGTCTATGACGCGGACGCCGCCGTGCACCGGCTCTACAGCCGGGGCGGCGCGGCCGTGGCGCCGATCGAAGCGGCCTTTCCGGGCACCGTGAAAGCCGGCGCCGTCGACCGCGCCGAGCTATCCAAATACGTCACCGGCAACCCCGAAGCGACGGCGCGGCTGCAAGCGATCGTCTATCCCTTGATGGCCGGCGAGCGGAAGCGCTTCCTCGACGCGGCCGAGGGCGCCGACATGGTCGTGTTCGACATACCCCTCCTGTTCGAGACCAAAGGCGAGGCCGCGATGGACGCGGTTGTCGTGGTCAGCGCGCCCTCCCATATCCAGCGTGAAAGGGTGCTGGCGCGGCCAGGCATGACGGAAGAGAAATTCGCCTATCTGCATTCGCGCCAGATGCCCGACGAAGAAAAGCGTGCAAAAGCCCATTTCGTGGTTGTGACCGACCGGGGCCTGGAGCATGCATTCGAACAGGTGAAGATGATCGTGGCGACCCTGCGGGAGCGCCGCAGCCAAGGGCAATTGGGCTGA
- a CDS encoding secondary thiamine-phosphate synthase enzyme YjbQ, translated as MKQHSATLAIRTRGPGLVDITAEVARFVAQSAIREGLLTLFIRHTSASLLVQENADPDVLTDLEGFMRRTVSRDPGLYRHTTEGPDDMPAHIRSALTQTSLSIPVSDGRMVLGTWQAIYVFEHRDRGHVREVAAHVMGE; from the coding sequence ATGAAGCAGCACTCCGCCACGCTCGCGATCCGCACGCGCGGTCCCGGTCTCGTCGACATCACGGCGGAGGTCGCGCGCTTCGTCGCGCAGTCGGCAATCCGCGAGGGATTGTTGACGCTGTTCATCCGCCACACCTCGGCGTCGCTGCTGGTGCAGGAGAATGCCGATCCCGATGTGCTGACCGATCTGGAAGGTTTCATGCGCCGCACCGTGTCGCGCGACCCGGGCCTCTACCGGCACACGACGGAAGGCCCCGACGACATGCCGGCGCATATCCGCAGTGCACTGACGCAGACGTCGCTGTCGATTCCGGTCTCGGACGGAAGGATGGTGCTGGGCACCTGGCAGGCGATCTATGTGTTCGAGCACCGGGATCGCGGGCATGTGCGCGAGGTCGCGGCGCATGTGATGGGCGAATAG
- a CDS encoding adenosine kinase, whose translation MAHKFDVTGMGNAIVDVLAPVEEQFLLDHSIAKGVMTLIDEHRAVQLHGALRNTREIAGGSGANTMAGFASLGGNGVFQGKVKQDRLGEAFRASMKDTGVHFTTPSATDGPATALCVVAVTPDEQRSMSTYLGAAQKFSVADLNAEEIAASAVLYIEGYLWDPPSAREACIAAMDIAHKAGNKVAFAMSDPFLIGRYGDEFRARLDSFDIIFANEDESKALFEVETFDEVLQAARRHKGIKALTRSEKGCVIASGDEVHVVDAAPVARVLDTTGAGDQFAAGFLYGLTHKKHLADCGRIAGLCAAEVISHYGARPEVPLRKLAVEAGLI comes from the coding sequence ATGGCGCACAAATTCGACGTGACGGGAATGGGCAATGCGATCGTGGACGTGCTGGCGCCCGTCGAGGAGCAATTCCTGCTCGACCATTCCATCGCCAAGGGCGTGATGACGCTGATCGACGAGCATCGCGCGGTCCAGCTGCACGGCGCGCTCCGGAACACGCGCGAGATCGCGGGCGGCTCGGGCGCCAACACCATGGCGGGCTTCGCCTCGCTGGGCGGCAACGGCGTCTTTCAGGGCAAGGTGAAGCAGGACCGGCTGGGCGAGGCCTTCCGCGCCTCGATGAAGGACACCGGCGTGCATTTCACCACGCCGTCCGCAACGGACGGGCCCGCCACCGCGCTCTGCGTCGTCGCGGTGACGCCGGACGAGCAGCGCAGCATGAGCACCTATCTCGGCGCGGCGCAGAAATTCTCGGTCGCCGACCTCAACGCGGAAGAAATCGCGGCGTCGGCCGTCCTTTATATCGAAGGCTATCTGTGGGACCCGCCGAGCGCGCGCGAGGCCTGCATCGCGGCGATGGACATCGCGCACAAGGCCGGCAACAAGGTCGCCTTCGCGATGTCGGACCCCTTCCTGATCGGCCGCTATGGCGACGAATTCCGCGCCAGGCTCGACAGTTTCGACATCATCTTCGCCAACGAGGATGAGTCCAAGGCGCTGTTCGAGGTGGAGACCTTCGACGAGGTGCTGCAGGCGGCGCGCCGCCACAAGGGCATCAAGGCGCTGACGCGCTCCGAGAAGGGCTGCGTGATCGCCAGCGGCGACGAGGTGCATGTGGTGGACGCCGCGCCGGTCGCGCGCGTGCTCGACACCACGGGCGCGGGCGACCAGTTCGCCGCCGGCTTCCTCTATGGGCTGACGCACAAGAAGCATCTGGCCGATTGCGGACGGATCGCGGGTCTGTGCGCGGCGGAGGTGATCTCGCACTACGGCGCCCGCCCGGAAGTCCCGCTGCGCAAGCTCGCGGTGGAGGCGGGGTTGATCTAA